The following are encoded in a window of Dysidea avara chromosome 4, odDysAvar1.4, whole genome shotgun sequence genomic DNA:
- the LOC136252689 gene encoding ankyrin repeat and protein kinase domain-containing protein 1-like translates to MCRCIVYVGVLYLLVYCLVYCICWCIVYVGVLYMLVYCDTFTPLHLAAQHGHVPIVELLIKLVARVNVPTKDGSTPLHIASQHGKVQVVETLIRSGADNNAANKSGSTPLHLAAQHGQGQVVETLIRLGAGVGVVDKSGYTPLHLAVHHNKGQLVEVLIKLGADVSAVNKSGYTPLHLAVQRGLIPVVETLIRLQVDVNAMTMSGSGSLHIASQHGHVKVVEMLIRSGADVNAVNKIGYTPLLLAVQNGHVQVVERLIKLGANVNALTMMGDTALHLASQEGLAEVVEMLTSAKADLNIVNKANRTPLLEAVWHRRKSVIHYFVEEVKVDTTNMTKYIKQWMERQLDEYKNEPKSPGKLPEYESDEAHSDRSSGHESGASDEE, encoded by the exons ATGTGTCggtgtattgtgtatgttggtgtattgtatttgttggtgtattgt TTGGTGTATTGTATATGTTGGTGTATTGTATATGTTGGTGTATTGTATATGTTggtgtattgt GATACGTTTACTCCACTACATCTTGCAGCTCAACATGGTCATGTTCCTATAGTGGAGTTGTTGATTAAATTGGTAGCAAGAGTCAATGTTCCCACTAAG GATGGATCTACTCCTCTACACATTGCTAGTCAACATGGCAAAGTTCAGGTAGTAGAAACACTGATCAGATCAGGAGCAGACAACAATGCTGCTAACAAG AGTGGATCTACTCCTCTACACCTTGCTGCTCAGCATGGTCAAGGTCAAGTGGTGGAGACACTGATCAGATTGGGAGCAGGTGTTGGTGTAGTTGATAAG AGTGGCTATACTCCACTGCACCTTGCTGTTCATCACAATAAAGGTCAACTGGTGGAGGTGCTGATCAAATTAGGAGCAGATGTCAGTGCAGTCAATAAG AGTGGATATACTCCTCTACATCTTGCTGTTCAGCGTGGCCTTATTCCAGTGGTGGAGACACTGATCAGACTACAAGTAGATGTTAATGCCATGACAATG AGTGGATCTGGTTCTCTACACATTGCTAGTCAACATGGTCATGTAAAGGTGGTGGAGATGTTGATCAGATCAGGAGCAGATGTCAATGCTGTCAATAAA ATTGGCTACACTCCATTACTTCTTGCTGTTCAGAATGGTCATGTTCAAGTAGTGGAGAGATTGATCAAATTAGGAGCAAATGTTAATGCTCTAACTATG ATGGGAGACACGGCTCTCCATCTTGCTTCACAAGAAGGTTTGGCTGAAGTGGTTGAAATGTTGACAAGTGCAAAAGCTGACCTGAacattgtcaacaaa GCAAACAGGACACCACTACTAGAGGCAGTATGGCATCGTCGAAAAAGTGTTATACACTATTTTGTAGAGGAGGTCAAAGTGGACACTACTAATATGACTAAG TACATAAAGCAGTGGATGGAACGACAATTGGATGAATACAAAAATGAACCAAAGAGTCCTGGTAAACTTCCTGAATATG AATCTGATGAGGCACATTCTGATAGAAGTTCTGGTCATGAATCTGGTGCATCAGATG AGGAGTGA